In Sorghum bicolor cultivar BTx623 chromosome 8, Sorghum_bicolor_NCBIv3, whole genome shotgun sequence, one genomic interval encodes:
- the LOC8067159 gene encoding transient receptor potential channel pyrexia, with protein sequence MNRRPAYIGTCKGNDRCNAAADGNLRVFKRIASALDGGKGRIREAVEAVRDELGDGVLHVAAALGRTRVCAYLVEELHMDINAAAVSGQTPLSYAVCSDDNVEVVRYLLDHDADPDKPVYHGCNSLHIAVAKGLCVMVELLLSKGADVNSMSYCGTPLNVAAMENQGAVMKILLDYNADCNKEYSTIFTPLSTALCARSLSCVKLLIKAGADVTTKGTHKFSPLIFAANEGLTDFYECLLEAGADPNVPDDSGLLPIEIAALENRRKDVEILLRVTARIPSVPDWSVDGVLAYVKSIPTDEDDPVYKMNLADLKLEGNKAFKKKDYYTAVKFYSVAIMKNANSVDATLFSNRSLCWIKMGEGNKALIDAEACRLFQPYWAKACYRQGAAHMFLKDYEKACGAFLDGLKLDPANAELENELRYQSPALCRLL encoded by the exons ATGAACAGGCGGCCGGCGTACATCGGTACATGCAAGGGAAACGATCGATGCAATGCGGCGGCAGATGGCAACCTCCGCGTCTTCAAGC GGATCGCGAGCGCGCTCGACGGCGGGAAGGGCCGGATCCGGGAGGCGGTGGAGGCCGTCAGGGACGAGCTCGGCGACGGAGTGCTACACGTcgccgccgcgctcgggagGACACGGGTGTGTGCCTACCTAGTCGAGGAGCTTCACATGGACATCAACGCTGCTGCCGTGTCAG GTCAAACACCTCTCAGTTACGCAGTTTGTTCTGACGATAATGTAGAAGTTGTGAGGTATCTTCTTGATCATGACGCTGATCCAGATAAGCCTGTGTATCATGGGTGTAACTCGCTACATATTGCAGTTGCAAAAG GATTATGTGTAATGGTAGAACTCTTGCTCTCAAAAGGAGCTGATGTTAATTCTATGTCCTACTGCGGGACGCCGCTGAATGTTGCTGCAATGGAAAATCAGGGTGCTGTTATGAAGATTTTACTGGACTACAATGCTGAT TGCAACAAAGAATATTCCACCATTTTTACTCCTTTGTCAACTGCTCTCTGTGCTCGCTCGCTGAGCTGTGTCAAGCTTCTGATTAAG GCTGGTGCTGATGTGACGACAAAGGGCACTCATAAGTTTTCCCCCTTAATATTCGCTGCAAATGAGGGCTTAACAGATTTTTATGAGTGTTTACTGGAGGCTGGTGCTGATCCCAATGTTCCTGATGAT TCTGGACTCCTTCCAATAGAAATTGCAGCGCTTGAAAATAGACGGAAAGATGTTGAGATCCTTTTGCGCGTGACAGCTCGTATCCCATCTGTGCCTGACTGGAGTGTTGATGGGGTACTTGCATATGTTAAATCAATACCTACAGATGAG GATGACCCTGTGTACAAAATGAACCTGGCTGATTTGAAGTTAGAAGGAAACAAAGCATTCAAGAAAAAAGATTATTATACTGCAGTAAAATTCTACTCCGTG GCTATAATGAAGAACGCCAATTCTGTTGATGCAACATTGTTTTCGAATAGGAGCCTTTGCTGGATTAAAATGGGTGAAGGAAACAAGgctttgattgatgctgaagctTGTAGGCTTTTCCAGCCTTATTGGGCAAAAGCCTGCTACCGGCAAGGTGCTGCTCATATGTTCTTGAAG GACTATGAAAAGGCATGTGGTGCATTTCTTGATGGCCTGAAGTTGGACCCGGCTAATGCAGAATTGGAGAATGAACTTCGGTACCAATCCCCTGCTCTTTGTCGTTTGTTGTAA
- the LOC8074833 gene encoding protein LURP-one-related 8, translating into MPRTKVHPNAADPEQHAAAVTVDVTPDPPPPPPTVLTVWRRSLLFNCDGFTVFDANGDLAFRVDSYDASGRRRAEVVLMDATGTPLLTVRRKRRLGVLVDHWVIYDGDAADAEAAEPSATSSKPLLSVRRRHRRASSSSSSRAKALAYVTPLQVSSSSYVVEGSYGRRACVVREPDHARGDAVVAEVRRKDAVLGDDVFRLVVEPRLGATLAMGLVIALDEMFAGGRSSSSLLRSRTWSV; encoded by the coding sequence ATGCCCAGGACGAAGGTGCACCCGAACGCCGCCGACCCAGAGCAGCACGCGGCGGCTGTCACGGTCGACGTCACGCccgacccgccgccgccgccgcccacggTGCTGACGGTGTGGCGCAGGTCGCTGCTCTTCAACTGCGACGGCTTCACCGTCTTCGACGCCAACGGCGACCTCGCCTTCCGCGTCGACTCGTACGACGcctccggccgccgccgcgccgaggTCGTGCTCATGGATGCCACGGGCACCCCGCTCCTGACCGTCCGCCGCAAGCGGAGGCTCGGCGTGCTGGTGGACCACTGGGTCATCTACGACGGCGACGCCGCGGATGCCGAGGCGGCGGAGCCCAGCGCCACCAGCAGCAAGCCGCTCCTCTCCGTGCGCCGCCGCCACAGgagggcgtcgtcgtcgtcgtcttccaGGGCGAAGGCGCTGGCCTACGTGACGCCCTTGCAAGTCTCCTCGTCATCGTACGTGGTGGAGGGCTCGTACGGGCGGCGGGCCTGCGTCGTGCGGGAGCCGGACCACGCGCGCGGGGAcgccgtggtggccgaggtccgcCGGAAGGATGCCGTCTTGGGGGACGACGTGTTCCGGCTGGTGGTGGAACCACGCCTCGGCGCGACGCTGGCCATGGGCCTCGTCATCGCCCTCGACGAGATGTTCGCCGGAGGCCGGTCGTCGTCGTCCCTGCTCCGCAGCAGGACATGGTCGGTGTAG
- the LOC8067160 gene encoding protein LURP-one-related 8, translating to MAKVHPNAAAVATELATATTRAAADQQPEPPTTVLTVWRKSLLFNCDGFTVYDANGDLAFRVDCYARRHAEVVLMDAAGAPLLTVRRKRLSLAERWLVYDGDAAASTTRPPLLSVRRHVGGLRVRGASSGKTMAHVVAAASSSAAGGGEAFVVEGSYGRRACAVRDARGDVVAEVRRKEAVGDDVFRLVVSPRFGVPLAMGIVIALDEMFVAGRGSARSWLRIGC from the coding sequence ATGGCCAAGGTGCACcccaacgccgccgccgtcgcgacAGAGCTCGCCACAGCCACCACACGAGCGGCTGCCGACCAGCAACCTGAGCCGCCGACGACAGTGCTGACGGTGTGGCGCAAGTCGCTGCTCTTCAACTGCGACGGCTTCACCGTCTACGACGCCAACGGCGACCTCGCCTTCCGCGTCGACTGCTACGCCAGGCGCCACGCCGAGGTCGTGCTCATGGACGCCGCGGGGGCGCCGCTCCTCACCGTCCGCCGCAAGAGGCTCAGCCTGGCGGAGCGCTGGCTCGTCTACGACGGCGACGCAGCAGCAAGCACCACCAGGCCACCTCTCCTCTCTGTCCGGCGCCACGTCGGCGGTCTGCGCGTGCGCGGCGCCTCCAGCGGCAAGACGATGGCGCACGTCGTCGCCGCGGCGTCCTCCTCGGCCGCCGGTGGCGGCGAGGCCTTCGTGGTCGAGGGCTCCTACGGCCGCCGGGCCTGCGCCGTGCGCGACGCGCGCGGCGACGTCGTGGCCGAGGTGCGGCGCAAGGAGGCCGTGGGAGACGACGTGTTCAGGCTCGTGGTGAGTCCACGTTTCGGTGTGCCGCTCGCCATGGGGATCGTCATCGCCCTCGACGAGATGTTCGTCGCCGGCCGCGGCTCGGCGCGCTCGTGGCTGCGCATCGGGTGCTAG